GTGAAATCATGAATCAACCCGTTAATCACACACAGTTCTGTAATTAGATGATATTCCACTCATGCCCACAAGGTGGAGATCTTGCTTACAGTTTACCCAGGCTGAAAGCActgcaatcaaaaaaaaaaaaaaaaaatcccataagttaaaccaaaagattaaaaaaaaaatcaaatttaatttattgagcacctatttaGTACAATATACTAACTTACGtggtaagagaaataaaaggttgTTAAGAAATAGTATTCTCTGCCCTCTAGGTAACGTAGGGGTGAGGAGCTTACACAAAGCGGGAGGACAGTCCCTTTTAATGCATTACTACGTTTTGATGCCTCCTTATGGGAGTCACAGTCACCGGAGCATCAGATAAGATCTATAAAAAGGCCTGATAGAGCTGTGTGGTGGGGAACAGATTCAACAAAGACTCCACACTTCAGCCAATATGGAAACACTTGAGGGAATACGGGgtcagtgctggaaagctccagatgTGGTCTTTTGATGCTTCCCTTCAACCACAAACATTACGGTGTCTGCCCTATAACTCTGAACATTCATTCTTTGGAGAATGAAATATAATCAGTGCCAGCTGATGAGCTAATAAagctgaacccccccccccccatgtgcaCCTGATGGGGGTTAAAGAGCGAAAGAAGCACATGTGAGAAAACAGATTTCCATCGCCTGCTTTCAGGAGGTGGATTCCGCCTCCGCCCCCAACCTTGCATCTTACCTGGGGATCTTGGTTTGGATCCCGGACACCCTCCTGCAGAgcgggaagtgggcggggggaaGCCAATTCTTATCCAAGAGCCTTCCTGGTGGCTGGAACTCAGAGGTGCTGGAAGACAGTGTGGTTTGTTTTGTCATGGTttggggttgttgtttttttttctcctcctccccccctcaccccccaccatttatttttttccctgaaaccaTTAAACCAGCAAGTCAAACGTACTAtcaggatttctttttcatttgaactgaaaatcacatttggaaaataaagtgaGTGGCTAAATGAcagtgagttttttaaaaaaccgaAAACGCTgacaatttgatttaaaaaaagaaaagggaaaaaataatgagctTTCCTGATGGAGGGAAAAATCAGGTGGCACACGGCCAGAAGGCCGGAGTTTGAATTTTAGTTTGTGCACTTGCTAAGTCCAGCGTCCCAAGCAAACCTTGTCCACCTCGGTTTCCTCCTGGGCAGAATCATACTGTTTCTTGGTGAGAGGGAGGCCCGGACAGCGCTGCTGCTGCCCCAGGTCCTGCACCTGGCTCCTGCCCCAGcgctgctcctgccccaggtccTGCACTTGGCTCCTGCACCAGcgctgctcctgccccaggtccTGCATCAGcgctgctcctgccccagctcctgccccagtgctgctcctgccccagctcctgccccagtgctgctcctgccccaggtctTGCCCCAGGTCCTGCCCCAGcgctgctcctgccccaggtccTGCACCTGGCTCCTGCACCAGcgctgctcctgccccaggtccTGCATCAGcgctgctcctgccccaggtccTGCTCCAGGTCCTGACCCAGGTCCTGCCCCAGTGCTGCTCCTGCTCTAGGTCCTACCCCAGCGCTGCTCCTGTCCCAGGTCCTGCCCCAGGTcttgccccagctcctgccccagcgctgctcctgccccaggtccTGCACCAGCGCTGCTCCTGCCCTAGGTCCTGCCCCAGCGCGGCTCCTGCCCCAGGTCCCGCACCTGGCTCCTGCACCCTGCCCCAGGTCGGATCCGGGGTTACCACGTTCTCACAGCCgccaacccccgccccccgccccgagctTGCGTTCCACGAGCGCGGGGACAGCCTGCGGGGGTTACTGCCCTGAGACCCGGCTCCGTGGATCGGCCTGGGTGTTGCGGGGCTTGCGGAGCGAGGtttaatcccccccccccccgcaaccacccccccaccccagtccctccGCAGAGACCGAGCCAGCACCCCCGGAGCGCACCCGCCCGCAGTGACCCGCAGTGACCCGCGGTGGCAAGCGCGCCCGCGAGAGGGGTGTCGGAGCAAAGCTGGTGCCACAGggggtgccccccgccccccggccgggcTGGAGCGCAGGCCGCGGCCCCCCTTAGGCTGGGAGGCCGCGCCGTCGGAGAGCCGGGCGGCGGAGGGACCCGCGGAGGGACCCGCCCCGGCCCGCGCCAACTCCGCAGGCGGCCCGGCGGCCGCCCCGACCCCGACCTcggccccgaccccggccccgaccGGCCCGGGCTTGCGCGGCTCCCGCAGGCCCCGAGGTCCCCGGCCGAGGCGGGGCCGCCTCTCCCGCGCGGAAGGAGCCGTCGCCGCTttaaggggagggggggaggggcggggcgggagcggcggcCGCGgagcgggaggggagggggaggggcggggaggggagggggaggggtcccCTCGCGCCCACGTGGTCCGGGCGCCTGTGAATCGCGCCCGCCCGAGGGTCTCGCAGCCAAATACAAAAGCGGCTGGGAAGCGGCGGCCGCGCGAGTTCCCAGCGCCGGGCAGAGCGCCGCGGCCGCGATGGGGCCGAggcgcccgcagccccgcagccgcCACGCCGCCGGGCCCGCCTCGCCGCCGGGACCCGGGCGCCCGGGCGCGGCTTGAAGCGGCGGCGGCCCCCGCGCGGCCCGCGGGGCTCGGGCAGGAGGATGCGCgacgcggccgccgccgccgccgccgccgcggggctCTGGCTGCTGGCGCTCGGCTCGCTGCTGGCGCTGCGGGGCGGGCTCCCGGCGCCGCGCAGCCCGCCGCCCGCCGACCGGCTCCCGCGgcgcccgggccccgcgccccggccccccccggccccggccccggcgcggGACGCCCGCGGCGGCTCCCCGAAAACTTTCCGGGCGCTGCTCACCTTGGCGgccggcgcgggcggcgcgggcggcgcggcgcgggggccCCCGGGCGGGCGCGAGGGGCGCGCGGCGGTGCGCGGGGGCGTCTTCTGGAGCCGCGGCCTGGAGGAGCGGGTGCCCCGCGGCTTCTCGGAGGCGCAGGCGGCCGCGTGGCTGGAGGCGGCGCGCGGCGCGCGGGTGGTGGCCCTGGAGCGCGGCGGCTGCGGGCGCAGCTCCAACCGGCTGGCCCGCTTCGCCGACGGCACCCGCGCCTGCGTGCGCTACGGCGTGAGCCCCGAGCAGATCCAGGGCGAGGCCCTGTCCTTCTACCTGGCGCGCCTGCTGGGCCTCCAGCGCCACGTGCCGCCGCTGGCCCTGGCCCGCGTGGAGGCTCGCGGCGCGCAGTGGGCGCAGGTGCAGGACGAGCTCCGCGCCGCGCACTGGGCGGAGGGCAGCGTGGTGAGCCTGACGCGCTGGCTGCCCAACCTCACGGACGTGGTGGTGCCCGCGCCCTGGCGCTCCGAGGACGGCCGGCTGCGGCCGCTGCGGGCCGCCGGGGGCGAGCTGGCCAACCGCAGCCAGGCGGAGCTGGTGGACCTGGTGCAGTGGACCGACCTGATCCTTTTCGACTACCTGACGGCCAACTTCGACCGGCTGGTCAGCAACCTCTTCAGCCTGCAGTGGGACCCGCGCGTCATGCAGCGCGCCACCAGCAACCTGCACCGCGGCCCCGGCGGGGCGCTGGTCTTCCTGGACAACGAGGCGGGCCTGGTGCACGGCTACCGGGTGGCGGGCATGTGGGACAAGTACAACGAGCCGCTGCTGCAGTCGGTGTGCGTGTTCCGCGAGCGGACGGCGCGGCGCGTGCTGGAGCTGCACCGAGGCCGGGACGCGGCCGCGCGGCTGCTGCGCCTCTACCGGCACC
This is a stretch of genomic DNA from Canis aureus isolate CA01 chromosome 21, VMU_Caureus_v.1.0, whole genome shotgun sequence. It encodes these proteins:
- the FJX1 gene encoding four-jointed box protein 1, with translation MRDAAAAAAAAAGLWLLALGSLLALRGGLPAPRSPPPADRLPRRPGPAPRPPPAPAPARDARGGSPKTFRALLTLAAGAGGAGGAARGPPGGREGRAAVRGGVFWSRGLEERVPRGFSEAQAAAWLEAARGARVVALERGGCGRSSNRLARFADGTRACVRYGVSPEQIQGEALSFYLARLLGLQRHVPPLALARVEARGAQWAQVQDELRAAHWAEGSVVSLTRWLPNLTDVVVPAPWRSEDGRLRPLRAAGGELANRSQAELVDLVQWTDLILFDYLTANFDRLVSNLFSLQWDPRVMQRATSNLHRGPGGALVFLDNEAGLVHGYRVAGMWDKYNEPLLQSVCVFRERTARRVLELHRGRDAAARLLRLYRHHEPRFPELAALADPHAQLLQRRLDFLAKHILHCKAKYGRRPGT